A single region of the Lycium barbarum isolate Lr01 chromosome 2, ASM1917538v2, whole genome shotgun sequence genome encodes:
- the LOC132629087 gene encoding uncharacterized protein LOC132629087, protein MDLSGRINGQRMELLNQSNYKVWKTCMQSYLVREDLWDVVNGSYTSPPIDGPENSSAYKKWKQINAKAEFILKRSISHNLFDHIIRCKSAHQIWRTLDRLFNKKDEARLQILENELTNTTQGHIIRYCRTKESNMAQVEKAAEEEED, encoded by the exons ATGGATTTGAGCGGTCGTATTAATGGACAGCGGATGGAGTTGTTGAATCAGTCCAATTAcaaggtatggaagacatgtatgcaGTCATACCTTGTGAGAGAGGATTTGTGGGATGTTGTAAATGGTAGTTACACAAGTCCTCCTATTGACGGACCGGAAAATAGCAGCGCATACAAGAAGTGGAAACAGATTAATGCGAAAGCGGAGTTCATCCTAAAAAGGTCCATTTCTCACAACTTATTTGATCATATTATTAGGTGCAAATCAGCTCATCAGATATGGAGGACCCTTGATCGACTGTTCAACAAGAAGGATGAAGCCCGACTACAGATATTGGAGAATGAATTGACGAACACCACTCAAG GACACATAATAAGATATTGCCGAACAAAAGAGAGCAACATGGCTCAAGTTGAGAAAGCTGCTGAAGAAGAAGAGGACTAG